One Rhizoctonia solani chromosome 3, complete sequence genomic region harbors:
- a CDS encoding Rho guanine nucleotide exchange factor codes for MSRRSPGPGARRPESAPRTTSSTTIRQVQRPKVHIPPPSPPTGAQPAINPSSPTALKESLDQSTRMANAARPRYGSHGQVPNAATYAMPTPEIYQGNRSAGTLYPSADPYKRPGPSNPYPQNDRLAPPLLPPGPVSRSWSAEPSTLHTNMNPRTADARLQRPLTQFENVSASWGQPKTSRGPGETTSRRHARPWEGSAFTVGNHVDVSMDDLDSGYGGSTHGHGGRKQSTPARRSDEVDKRQQQELIKDRWGMDSETSFDTASNAEQIGSGMLADQVLLAESGLDKLALFHASASPEVDEWVYVVPEEARKILDKHEIQRQSNIYELVKSERNFIIGMQIFLDGLLYADPPVISHRDRLDILVHEIFFNAQEILSIHLELRDKLYERQRDQHPIIHTVADIYLKWLLEHKEAYTRFQKHLPKALNYHKTELRQNEAYRKFFNDIPKILANLRKVGMDDSYSPRLEDNQKPSLELLAQKINKQEFDSYLHGFNTRFTRLELQLTTMAKHTVEDHPDVHGDDAPIPLIVSTLKQVLSIASYELQSLQKRVDFENFCKKLHFRKGEIIDLDWYDEHRQLFMAGPLSRRQRRDVEWHGWSDLYVGLLDNYLVVTKEVNHGCREQCNVVSRPIPLDYLRIAKPLNGPPETRRPEGCIIRDKLLGDTIPMYPFTIFHVAEPENRRYTFYAESESKRQQWLTAIQEAKLIRDTYQTENKYFAMGVLSGRRFNSRTVLVPSEIADRIEFLGQVKAVAPFAYEGGHYLAYSTNFGIYLGLRHQPQGIQKVMRFTDVNCMVALQSFGKLVVLANESLYAYPFQTLVRVWRREADMAELGVAGERISRHRDGDVQFFRAGVCEGKMLIGYVTKSLLQVHLHVLEALEEPTRASNTTNIGLFGRLRSSSKDSYSNMFPQYGQTLSLPRDATDLAMLNKRLVVMCQSQVVIVDPRDPAMKAYPVPDFMVHPSVEYGSAEAIANLKDRCYRSKSLGMVLSRSKELMIVYADFGCYVTKYGAPARQSAFVRWETRATSVAFRWPYALLFSPNYIEIRNVENGGLVQVIQERDVRLLYSGPPYEGPVLAAMRGEDDARGKTDHVVEILETAPIEQNQTSGDALWREWDL; via the exons ATGTCTCGTCGAAGCCCGGGTCCCGGGGCGAGACGACCTGAATCCGCTCCACGTACAACAAGCTCGACAACCATACGTCAAGTTCAACGACCCAAGGTCCATATACCTCCTCCATCTCCTCCTACTGGTGCTCAACCGGCTATCAACCCTTCTTCGCCTACCGCTCTGAAAGAATCACTGGACCAAAGTACGAGGATGGCCAATGCAGCTCGACCTAGGTACGGCTCCCATGggcaagtacccaatgcgGCAACATATGCCATGCCCACACCAGAAATATACCAAGGAAATCGTAGTGCCGGGACATTATATCCATCTGCAGATCCATACAAACGACCAGGTCCCTCGAATCCATACCCCCAGAATGATCGACTTGCCCCTCCCCTCCTTCCTCCCGGTCCAGTATCTCGCAGCTGGAGCGCCGAACCATCCACGCTACACACAAACATGAACCCTCGTACGGCAGACGCCCGACTCCAACGCCCTCTCACCCAGTTTGAAAACGTGAGTGCTTCGTGGGGGCAGCCCAAGACGAGTCGCGGACCTGGAGAAACCACGAGCCGGAGACATGCACGGCCTTGGGAGGGGTCGGCTTTCACGGTTGGGAATCATGTGGATGTGAGCATGGATGATTTGGATAGTGGCTATGGGGGATCCACGCATGGGCATGGGGGTAGGAAGCAGTCCACGCCAGCGAGGAGGAGCGATGAAGTGGATAAGCGACAACAGCAGGAATTGATCAAAGATCGGTGGGGGATGGACTCGGAGACTTCGTTCGATACGGCATCCAAT GCTGAACAAATCGGATCAGGCATGCTGGCTGATCAGGTGTTATTGGCCGA GTCTGGCTTGGATAAACTTGCATTGTTTCATGCATCTGCATCACCAGAAGTTGACGAGTGGGTATATGTCGTGCCAGAAGAGGCTCGAAAAATCTTGGACAAGCACGAAATCCAACGACAGAGCAATATCTATGAACTTGTCAAGTCCGAGCGCAACTTTATTATTGGGATGCAAATCTTTTT GGACGGTTTGCTCTATGCTGATCCCCCAGTCATATCCCACCGCGACAGACTGGATATATTGGTGCATGAGATATTCTTCAACGCTCAAGAAATCCTCTCGATACATCTCGAACTTCGCGACAAACTCTATGAACGACAGCGAGACCAGCACCCAATAATTCACACTGTAGCGGATATATACCTCAAATGGCTACTCGAGCACAAGGAGGCCTATACCAGATTCCAGAAG CATTTACCCAAAGCGCTTAATTACCACAAGACTGAACTTCGACAAAATGAAGCATACCGCAAATTCTTTAATGACATACCCAAAATCTTGGCTAATCTCCGTAAAGTTGGAATGGACGATTCGTATAGTCCTCGACTCGAGGATAACCAGAAACCTTCGCTTGAATTGTTGGCCCAGAAAATCAACAAGCAAGAATTTGATTCCTACCTGCATGGATTTAATACTCGATTTACGAGGCTCGAGTTACAGCTCACGACTATGGCCAAACATACCGTTGAAGACCACCCGGACGTCCACGGAGATGATGCTCCTATACCCTTGATAGTATCAACGTTGAAACAAGTACTGAGTATCGCATCATATGAGTTGCAGT CACTGCAAAAGCGTGTAGACTTTGAGAATTTTTGCAAAAAGTTGCACTTCCGAAAGGGAGAAATTATT GATTTAGACTGGTATGATGAGCATCGTCAGTTATTCATGGCTGGTCCTCTATCACGGCGACAGCGCAGGGATGTCGAGTGGCATGGCTGGAGTGATCTTTATGTTGGCTTACTTGATAACTATC TCGTAGTCACGAAAGAAGTAAACCATGGATGTCGCGAACAGTGCAATGTTGTTTCCAGA CCTATTCCTCTGGACTACTTGCGGATTGCTAAACCCCTCAATGGACCTCCCGAAACGCGCCGACCGGAAGGTTGCATCATTCGCGATAAGCTTTTGGGGGATACCATTCCAATGTATCCATTTACAATATTTCACGTCGCTGAACCAGAGAATCGTCGGTATACGTTCTATGCCGAATCCGAATCGAAGAGGCAACAGTGGTTGACAGCGATTCAAGAAGCCAAGCTCATCCGAGATACCTATCAGACCGAGAACAAA TACTTTGCTATGGGAGTCCTAAGTGGAAGGAGGTTCAACTCCAGGACCGTCCTCGTGCCTTCGGAGATTGCGGACAGAATAGAGTTTCTTGGACAAGTCAAGGCTGTAGCGCCATTTG CCTACGAGGGTGGTCATTACTTAGCATATAGCACGAATTTTGGCATATACCTGGGCCTTAGGCACCAACCGCAAG GCATCCAGAAAGTCATGCGATTTACAGATGTAAACTGTATGGTTGCCCTCCAATCTTTCGGAAAATTAGTAGTACTTGCCAACGAGAGCCTATATGCATACCCGTTCCAAACTTTGGTTCGTGTTTGGCGTCGTGAAGCCGACATGGCAGAGCTTGGGGTTGCTGGAGAACGGATATCTAGGCATCGAGATGGCGACGTACAATTTTTCAGGGCTGGGGTATGCGAAGGGAAAATGCTTA TTGGATACGTGACTAAATCGTTGCTACAAGTCCATTTGCACGTACTAGAAGCATTGGAAGAACCTACTAGAGCCTcgaataccaccaatatagGATTATTCGGTAGACTAAGGTCATCTTCGAAAGATTCTTACTCCAATATGTTCCCACAGTACGGTCAG ACTCTCAGTTTACCAAGAGACGCCACGGATCTCGCTATGCTAAACAAACGATTGGTTGTAATGTGCCAGAGTCAAGTTGTCATTGTAGATCCACGAGA CCCTGCCATGAAAGCGTACCCCGTTCCAGACTTTATGGTTCATCCTAGTGTGGAATACGGTAGTGCTGAAGCCATAGCTAACCTCAAAGATCGCTGCTATCGATCCAAATCTCTCGGCATGGTCCTCTCCCGATCAAAGGAACTCATGATTGTCTATGCTGACTTTGGATGCTATGTGACCAAGTATGGTGCTCCTGCGCGACAGTCTGCCTTTGTTCGTTGGGAAACGCGTGCCACAAGTGTGGCATTCAGGTGGCCATATGCCCTCTTATTCAGTCCCAACTATATCGAAATCCGAAACGTAGAGAATGGAGGTCTTGTACAGGTTATTCAAGAGCGGGACGTCAGACTTTTATACTCGGGGCCACCATACGAAGGACCCGTTTTGGCGGCTATGAGAGGAGAAGACGATGCTCGGGGGAAGACTGACCATGTGGTCGAAATATTGGAAACCGCTCCGATTGAGCAGAACCAGACAAGTGGTGATGCGCTGTGGAGAGAATGGGATCTATGA
- a CDS encoding ICE-like protease (caspase) p20 domain protein, whose protein sequence is MPGIPTGKPKLPAHTFGTMKNAAGLIARVACNIRTSTVDPRQLRGVTTTLDNEPKSLLRRTVLNTNAASYQEVATKQTSVATWGPSGSRPVIQPLYPSKFVFGGDANCIVMSPVEGVDATMEQLETTITPKSGIRGRSFGVTQKKDPISSNGSDIRATKLVSQIFESPSPVQEDYTVSNNKKPQTQHVPTSNLRAHTAPCIRNPSISLVKSLTGLISLRQAKVHILGVGTSWEGQGDRFEALPGPSHDIEWLKNAFAHQQNFWFNSLLDHNVTLATIRQSLDRMFSVAEESDLLALYFSGHGGYDDQFELYDSTSLDEVILNEWIVEFRSSNSAHNPVYIVFDFCRPGRVRPQAELASDVKVIWACSPTQPALELKLKDPNNALPRSCFLLSLILAIGDVSEDPTLPALAIDVDVGYHGVFVDATPA, encoded by the exons ATGCCCGGTATTCCCACCGGAAAGCCGAAGCTTCCGGCTCACACATTTGGGACAATGAAGAACG CTGCCGGGTTAATAGCACGAGTGGCTTGTAATATACGCACCAGTACTGTGGATCCTCGTCAACTCAGGGGGGTCACTACGACGTTGGACAACGAACCAAAATCATTACTGAGGCGGACTGTACTGAACACAAATGCTG CAAGCTATCAAGAAGTTGCCACGAAACAAACGAGTGTTGCCACATGGGGGCCCAGTGGATCTAGGCCTGTCATTCAGCCTTTATACCCTTCCAAATTCGTTTTTGGGGGAGATGCTAATTGTA TTGTAATGAGTCCTGTGGAGGGGGTGGATGCTACAATGGAGCAGTTGGAAACCACAATCACACCAAAGTCAGGTATCCGGGGCCGGTCATTTG GCGTTACTCAAAAGAAAGACCCAATCAGCTCCAATGGGTCCGACATACGAGCGACCAAATTGGTATCCCAAATCTTTGAGTCTCCGAGTCCAGTACAGGAAGATTACACAGTGTCCAACAATAAGAAACCTCAAACTCAGCATGTCCCAACGAGTAACCTACGAGCTCATACAGCCCCATGCATTAGAAACCCCTCGATTTCTCTTGTGAAAAGCTTAACGGGCCTGATCTCGTTGCGGCAGGCTAAGGTGCATATTCTAGGAGTTGGAACGAGTTGGGAAGGACAAGGCGACAGATTTGAGGCTCTTCCAGGGCCCTCTCACGATATAGAATGGCTGAAAAACGCATTTGCTCACCAGCAAAACTTTTGGTTTAACTCCCTTCTTGACCACAACGTCACTCTAGCGACAATTCGTCAATCATTGGATAGGATGTTCTCTGTAGCAGAAGAGAGCGACTTGTTGGCTTTATATTTTTCCGGCCATGGAGGATACGATGACCAGTTCGAACTATATGATTCGACTTCACTTGACGAAGTGATCCTAAACGAATGGATCGTCGAATTTCGCTCCTCAAATTCTGCACACAATCCTGTTTACATCGTTTTTGACTTTTGTCGGCCAGGTCGTGTTAGACCTCAAGCGGAGCTCGCCAGCGACGTCAAAGTCATTTGGGCTTGCTCTCCCACTCAACCCGCTCTGGAACTAAAGTTGAAGGATCCTAACAACGCTTTACCACGCTCATGCTTCCTTTTATCCTTAATCCTCGCTATAGGCGATGTCTCGGAGGATCCTACTTTACCAGCA CTTGCTATCGATGTCGATGTAGGTTACCATGGCGTTTTTGTGGATGCAACTCCTGCGTAG
- a CDS encoding lactonase, 7-bladed beta-propeller: MARRVLFALSLASYTAATFWPFGDQQLWFTSNTGAFSTFNFDGNTLTNVSTTLDAGYQPGWVDKHPWLHVLYTPARGQPEGGVNAWSYDKDGKVAKIASGHTNGNSAVHCEISRDGKTLAVPNINGANVAIFAVRANGTFAADPAATFTFPFYGVGPNAKEQSASRPHQARFDGFSRFLYIPNLGTDRLHVFRHKGAGQVEQLDDVVLPVGSGPRHLTFWPPIGPSLYMYLLNQLSNVIMVFDISTDSRGAVPKLVQTISTRGAGLPPSTPTIDINAAEVVVTPDARFLIASNRNDTSRSDDTLVSFSINPFSQSEHLTFQSLVGTGGKNPRDHAIDPTGRYVAVTNQDTGITVVERDIWTGEFKDVVTNYKTKSPVSVLWRPIF, encoded by the exons ATGGCTCGAAGGGTTTTGTTTGCTCTTTCCCTTGCTTCTTATACAGCAGCAACCTTTTGGCCTTTTGGTGACCAGCAGCTTTGGTTCACATCTAACACTGGGGCTTTCTCAACATTTAACTTTGACGGCAATACTCTCACGAATGTTTCTACTACTCTCGATGCGGGATATCAGCCTGGGTGGGTCGACAAGCACCCATGGCTCCATGTTCTTTATACCCCAGCTCGTGGTCAGCCAGAAGGCGGAGTAAATGCGTGGTCATATGACAAAGACGGTAAGGTCGCCAAGATTGCGTCGGGACATACCAATGGCAACTCTGCTGTTCATTGCGAGATTTCTAGAGATGGGAAGACCCTCGCTGTACCCAATAT CAACGGTGCGAACGTAGCTATTTTTGCTGTTCGCGCCAACGGTACTTTTGCTGCCGATCCAGCAGCCACGTttacctttccattttatggCGTTGGGCCCAACGCGAAGGAACAATCTGCTTCCCGCCCACATCAAGCGCGCTTTGATGGGTTCTCTCGCTTCCTCTACATCCCTAACCTCGGAACGGATCGTCTGCACGTCTTTCGACACAAAGGGGCTGGTCAAGTCGAGCAACTCGACGATGTTGTGCTCCCAGTTGGGTCCGGTCCCAG GCACCTCACGTTCTGGCCGCCCATTGGGCCGTCACTATACATGTACCTGCTGAACCAATTATCCAACGTTATTATGGTATTCGATATCTCCACCGATTCACGCGGCGCAGTACCCAAATTGGTTCAGACTATTTCCACTCGCGGAGCTGGCCTTCCACCTTCCACTCCTACCATTGATATCAACGCTGCCGAAGTCGTTGTTACCCCGGATG CTCGCTTCTTGATTGCTTCTAACCGGAATGATACCTCACGCTCTGATGATACCCTTGTATCTTTCTCTATCAACCCGTTTTCTCAATCAGAACACTTGACTTTTCAAAGCCTAGTCGGTACAG GGGGCAAAAACCCTCGTGACCACGCGATTGATCCTACGGGCAGATATGTTGCAGTGACAAATCAGGATACTGGAATCACGGTTGTCGAACGAGACATTTGGACAGGCGAGTTCAAGGACGTTGTGACTAACTATAAGACCAAATCCCCTGTATCTGTGCTCTGGCGTCCAATTTTCTAG
- a CDS encoding cAMP phosphodiesterases class-II domain-containing protein, which produces MSILHPRKKRRMDSHPGHFDLVVVGCGGGHDETNLSAYLLKPRDKAWSDGILGLEAGSGYGALKRLFGTTHPHLFSSLFKPHQSKSKRPTNLLDKAHTSSVDKAHTVFTHLRAYLITHAHLDHCASLIISSGSLPGPTRYILGAQSVLEDLERCIWKPGRCWPHIVGWDQSEPSSNTAGGILRSLKLASSDNKDGGDKDEDYLPIRAGLDDMSVRVVPLSHGCAYTSSAFFIRHMRTRHEFLFFGDVEADPLPLGSSSASSCTSSSNSHAVNSPARPMLLPVWSHTAHLFTSNRLRALLIECSYPAGRPESRLFGHLSVEGLRKEIKVLADEVVKLQPSRIGGEKVINSVKVRQPSGTDRPTRRPLKRRPSSDLPYPRTRSLVKSPASATPSSPSPSPAPAPAGPLSGLRVIVTHCKEPPPGFDLQGAQTIADYIVEQLKFGVKSLGLGPDETGVEYIAACQGDEFDTPIKHVMILGLGICGPLAALAILQRTIVPTVTIYELRPEPTTIGGGLNISPNAHRLLERLGVSPLSFAGATPTVLFQNQNGGKIGVFWYGGGWDPYARGAIGMRVLRSDLLQGLLRTMEKYEKEGRLKIVYGKRAEEIEEDENGVSIRFSDGELTKGDLLIGADGIHSFTRRQLYSDNDKLETTPRAVYSGVTTIYGVVPSSKIPQSLLDPLSRHQSIRTISPHEGLFAISYATASRSHVHWFSSRTPRVPPPADEPEPNHESVRDSLIQMYGKHPAPIPNLIQATDHIYYWPVFRLAPIPDKWYSSSGRVVLIGDAAHAMPPHAAQGLGMGIEDSVLVARVVSALEQRAREVANLAKRGRSVRNKVGLGAELWAREYQAKRVKRVNRFVKHAESQGRARKDSGWRIGILREWMLWVAFPLINFFGLLAVYDIQGWGYDPDDEIIKLDGL; this is translated from the exons ATGTCTATACTACATCCACGCAAGAAACGACGCATGGACTCCCATCCAGGCCACTTTGACTTGGTTGTGGTTGGCTGTGGAGGAGGTCACGACGAGACCAATCTCTCTGC ATACCTCCTCAAACCACGAGACAAGGCCTGGTCCGACGGCATACTGGGTCTTGAAGCTGGCTCGGGCTACGGGGCGCTCAAACGGCTATTCGGGACAACACACCCACACCTCTTTTCCTCGCTGTTTAAACCACACcaatccaagtccaagcgcCCAACCAACCTCCTCGATAAGGCCCATACCAGCTCCGTAGATAAAGCCCATACAGTCTTCACTCATCTCCGAGCATACTTGATAACCCATGCCCATCTGGACCACTGTGCCTCGCTTATCATCTCCTCCGGCTCATTGCCTGGCCCTACGAGATACATCTTGGGAGCCCAGAGTGTCTTGGAAGACCTCGAGCGATGTATCTGGAAGCCAGGGAGATGCTGGCCTCACATAGTAGGATGGGACCAATCCGAGCCTTCTTCAAACACCGCAGGCGGGATCCTCCGTTCACTCAAACTCGCTTCATCTGACAACAAAGACGGAGGAGACAAGGACGAAGACTACTTACCCATCAGAGCAGGCCTGGACGATATGTCCGTTCGTGTTGTCCCACTATCGCACGGATGCGCTTACACCTCGTCCGCATTCTTCATTCGACACATGCGAACACGACACGAGTTTTTATTTTTCGGAGATGTCGAAGCTGATCCTTTGCCTTTGGGCTCTTCCTCTGCTTCTTCATGTACCTCTTCTTCGAATTCGCACGCTGTGAACTCCCCGGCTCGTCCGATGTTGCTTCCAGTATGGTCACACACCGCGCATCTGTTCACATCCAACCGTCTACGAGCATTACTCATCGAATGCTCCTACCCGGCCGGACGCCCAGAATCCCGGCTGTTCGGCCATTTATCCGTCGAAGGCTTGAGAAAAGAGATAAAGGTTTTGGCAGACGAGGTCGTAAAGCTCCAACCTAGCCGAATTGGAGGAGAGAAAGTAATCAACTCCGTTAAAGTCCGACAACCAAGCGGAACCGATCGACCCACCCGTCGCCCACTCAAACGAAGGCCCTCTTCAGACTTGCCATATCCTCGCACTCGATCTCTGGTCAAATCTCCTGCCTCTGCTACACCttcatctccttctccttcccctgctcctgctcccgccGGTCCTCTGTCGGGCTTGCGGGTGATAGTAACCCACTGTAAAGAACCTCCTCCAGGGTTTGATCTTCAAGGCGCACAGACTATCGCGGATTATATCGTGGAACAACTCAAGTTTGGAGTCAAGAGTCTAGGATTGGGGCCGGACGAGACGGGTGTGGAATATATTGCTGCATGCCAGGGTGATGAATTTG ACACTCCCATCAAACATGTAATGATCCTTGGACTCGGAATATGCGGGCCTCTGGCAGCTCTAGCCATCTTACAACGGACTATCGTTCCAACCGTAACCATATACGAACTCAGGCCCGAACCGACAACTATCGGAGGAGGACTGAATATCTCACCGAATGCTCATCGACTGCTCGAAAGACTCGGAGTCTCGCCTTTGAGTTTTGCGGGAGCGACACCGACTGTGTTGTTTCAGAACCAGAATGGCGGGAAGATAGGTGTGTTTTGGTACGGAGGCGGATGGGACCCGTATGCGCGCGGGGCGATTGGAATGCGCGTCCTGAGGTCTGATTTACTACAAGGTTTACTACGTACCATggaaaaatacgaaaaagagGGAAGACTGAAAATTGTCTACGGAAAACGTGCTGAGGAGATCGAAGAAGACGAAAATGGAGTGTCCATCCGATTTAGTGACGGGGAACTGACAAAAGGCGATCTTCTCATCGGAGCAGACGGCATTCATTCCTTCACTCGAAGACAACTGTACTCGGACAACGATAAACTAGAGACAACCCCGCGTGCAGTATACTCGGGAGTCACGACCATCTATGGTGTAGTTCCGTCTTCCAAAATCCCTCAATCCTTACTCGATCCCCTCTCGCGTCACCAAAGTATACGCACAATCTCACCTCACGAAGGTTTATTCGCCATTTCATACGCAACTGCTTCGCGTTCGCATGTCCATTGGTTTTCTTCACGCACGCCACGCGTGCCTCCTCCAGCGGACGAACCGGAACCTAACCATGAGTCCGTTCGAGACTCTCTGATTCAGATGTACGGGAAGCACCCTGCGCCTATACCAAACCTTATACAAGCGACGGACCATATTTACTACTGGCCCGTATTTCGACTTGCCCCGATCCCTGATAAATGGTACAGCTCCAGCGGCCGAGTCGTATTAATCGGTGATGCGGCACACGCCATGCCTCCACATGCTGCTCAAGGACTAGGAATGGGTATCGAAGACTCGGTCCTAGTCGCTCGAGTGGTCTCGGCACTCGAACAACGCGCACGTGAAGTGGCAAATCTTGCCAAGAGAGGGAGGAGTGTGCGTAACAAGGTCGGACTGGGCGCCGAGCTATGGGCTAGGGAATATCAGGCAAAGCGCGTGAAGAGGGTAAATCGTTTTGTGAAACACGCCGAGAGTCAGGGGAGAGCTAGGAAGGATTCGGGGTGGAGGATTGGGATCTTGCGCGAGTGGATGCTGTGGGTCGCGTTTCCTCTCATTAACTTTTTCGGACTACTTGCTGTATATGATATCCAGGGGTGGGGATATGACCCTGACGATGAGATTATCAAGTTGGACGGATTGTAG